Proteins encoded together in one Terriglobus saanensis SP1PR4 window:
- a CDS encoding helix-turn-helix domain-containing protein: protein MANFGSELKQQRNWQGIQLEDISAATRITVRHLRALEEEAFGELPGGVFNKGIVRSYARFLNLDEHATVSAFMDACRRSGVRSHEEQEWSEFAENVSNQRGKRRNSDLWKWAGVVLMVLVLGALAFGVWWWIRHYKIVAR, encoded by the coding sequence ATGGCGAATTTCGGAAGCGAACTGAAGCAGCAACGGAACTGGCAGGGCATCCAGTTAGAGGATATCTCCGCTGCGACCCGTATTACCGTACGGCACCTGCGCGCCCTGGAAGAAGAGGCGTTTGGAGAGCTGCCGGGTGGGGTCTTCAATAAAGGAATCGTTCGGAGTTACGCACGCTTTCTCAATCTGGATGAGCACGCGACCGTCTCCGCGTTTATGGATGCCTGTCGGCGGTCCGGTGTGCGCAGCCATGAAGAGCAGGAGTGGAGCGAGTTTGCCGAAAATGTCAGCAATCAGCGAGGCAAGCGGCGCAACAGCGACCTGTGGAAGTGGGCAGGCGTGGTGTTGATGGTGCTGGTGCTTGGTGCGCTGGCCTTTGGCGTCTGGTGGTGGATACGGCACTACAAGATTGTGGCGCGATAG
- the ada gene encoding bifunctional DNA-binding transcriptional regulator/O6-methylguanine-DNA methyltransferase Ada — protein sequence MSDLMFNPPTTAQVFPTLLQDPRWRMVLQREPSNDFVYGVTTTGIFCRSTCPSRRPEPANVRFYNNGAQARSAGLRPCKRCQPEDDSLAPSAKTAGLVAKACAYLDLQSDRTVPLSKLAEHVGLSPFHLQKLFRATVGVTPRQYVHAQRMKHFAEQIEAHSITDALYQAGFQSSSRLYENAARDLGMHPGDLRRKAAGLEILYSIAACPLGRVLVATTEKGICAIALGDTDEELLADLQRRFAKADLVPADDQVALQQVIALIAEPQAALALPLDLRATAFQLRVWQQLQLIPRGETRSYAQVAVALGKPTAARAVARACASNPVALAIPCHRVVGSSGAITGYRWGVDRKEKLLAMEQAH from the coding sequence ATGTCAGATCTCATGTTCAACCCGCCCACTACCGCACAGGTCTTCCCAACGCTTCTGCAGGATCCCCGCTGGCGCATGGTGCTGCAACGGGAACCCAGCAATGACTTTGTCTACGGCGTGACCACAACGGGAATCTTCTGCCGATCGACCTGCCCGAGCCGCCGCCCCGAGCCCGCAAACGTCCGCTTCTACAACAACGGAGCGCAAGCCCGGTCTGCTGGATTACGCCCCTGCAAACGGTGCCAGCCGGAAGATGACTCCCTTGCCCCATCCGCTAAGACAGCTGGGTTGGTCGCGAAGGCCTGCGCCTATCTCGACCTGCAGAGCGACCGGACGGTGCCGCTCTCCAAACTCGCCGAGCATGTCGGTCTTTCGCCCTTCCATCTGCAGAAGCTCTTCCGCGCAACAGTTGGGGTCACACCGCGCCAATATGTCCACGCGCAGCGCATGAAGCACTTCGCGGAACAGATCGAAGCCCACTCCATCACCGATGCCCTCTATCAGGCAGGTTTCCAGTCCTCCAGCAGGCTCTATGAAAACGCCGCGCGCGACCTCGGCATGCATCCAGGCGATCTCCGTCGCAAGGCCGCTGGATTGGAGATTCTCTACAGCATTGCAGCCTGCCCGCTGGGACGCGTCCTCGTAGCCACTACCGAGAAGGGCATCTGCGCCATAGCGCTCGGAGACACAGACGAAGAACTCCTCGCGGATCTCCAGAGACGCTTTGCCAAGGCCGACTTAGTTCCCGCTGACGACCAGGTAGCTCTCCAGCAGGTCATCGCCCTGATCGCCGAACCACAGGCGGCCCTGGCTCTCCCCCTGGACCTTCGCGCCACGGCTTTCCAGCTTCGTGTCTGGCAGCAGCTTCAACTGATCCCACGTGGCGAGACACGCTCGTATGCCCAGGTTGCCGTTGCTCTCGGAAAACCGACCGCCGCGCGAGCCGTCGCACGGGCCTGCGCCTCCAACCCGGTTGCTCTCGCCATTCCCTGCCATCGTGTCGTCGGATCTTCCGGCGCCATCACCGGATATCGCTGGGGTGTTGACCGCAAGGAAAAACTGCTCGCTATGGAGCAGGCTCATTGA
- the ahcY gene encoding adenosylhomocysteinase — translation MATAAPATTLPYKVADIALADWGRKEITVAEQEMPGLMSIRAKHAAAKPLAGVRITGSLHMTIQTAVLIETLVDLGADVRWASCNIFSTQDHAAAAIAKTGVPVFAWKGETLEEYWWCTDQALSFPGGLGPQLVVDDGGDVTLLIHKGVELENGDRTFVDNPEGSEEEAVIKAMLKRILAEEPKRWNNVAKEWRGVSEETTTGVHRLYDMMRAGKLLIPAINVNDSVTKSKFDNLYGCRESLADGIKRATDVMMGGKIAVVCGYGDVGKGSAQSLRGMGARVVITEIDPINALQAAMEGYEVTTLEDTLGRGDIYVTCTGNVDIITFEHMQKMKDQAIVCNIGHFDNEIQMERLNSAKDVEKLNIKPQVDKYTFPSGNQIFILAEGRLVNLGCATGHPSFVMSNSFSNQTLAQLDLWKNKDTYKVGVYVLPKLLDEEVARLHLEKIGVKLSTLSKKQADYIGVPVEGPYKAETYRY, via the coding sequence ATGGCAACTGCAGCTCCCGCTACCACCCTTCCCTACAAAGTCGCAGACATCGCCCTCGCCGACTGGGGCCGTAAAGAGATCACCGTCGCCGAGCAGGAGATGCCCGGCCTCATGAGCATCCGCGCCAAGCATGCCGCCGCCAAGCCTCTCGCTGGCGTCCGCATCACCGGTTCACTGCACATGACCATCCAGACCGCCGTTCTTATCGAGACTCTCGTCGATCTCGGCGCGGATGTCCGTTGGGCTTCCTGCAACATCTTCTCCACACAGGACCACGCCGCCGCCGCGATCGCGAAGACCGGCGTTCCCGTCTTCGCCTGGAAGGGCGAGACGCTCGAAGAGTACTGGTGGTGTACCGATCAGGCGCTCAGCTTCCCCGGCGGCCTCGGACCACAGCTCGTCGTCGATGACGGCGGAGATGTCACCCTCCTCATCCACAAGGGCGTAGAGCTCGAGAATGGCGACCGCACCTTCGTGGACAATCCTGAAGGCAGCGAAGAAGAAGCCGTCATCAAGGCGATGCTGAAGCGCATCCTTGCGGAAGAACCGAAGCGTTGGAACAACGTCGCCAAGGAATGGCGCGGCGTCTCCGAAGAGACCACCACTGGCGTGCATCGCCTCTACGACATGATGCGCGCGGGCAAACTGCTCATCCCCGCCATCAACGTCAACGACTCTGTCACCAAAAGCAAGTTCGACAACCTCTATGGCTGCCGCGAGTCGCTCGCGGACGGTATCAAGCGCGCGACCGATGTCATGATGGGCGGCAAGATCGCCGTCGTCTGCGGCTACGGTGACGTAGGCAAAGGCTCCGCACAGTCTCTCCGGGGCATGGGAGCTCGCGTCGTCATTACGGAGATCGATCCGATCAACGCCCTGCAGGCTGCGATGGAAGGCTACGAAGTTACGACGCTCGAAGACACGCTCGGCCGCGGCGATATCTACGTCACCTGCACCGGCAACGTGGACATCATCACCTTCGAGCATATGCAGAAGATGAAGGACCAGGCCATCGTCTGCAACATCGGCCACTTCGACAACGAGATCCAGATGGAGCGCCTCAACTCCGCTAAGGATGTAGAGAAGCTCAACATCAAGCCCCAGGTGGACAAGTACACCTTCCCCTCCGGTAACCAGATCTTCATTCTCGCCGAAGGCCGCCTCGTCAACCTCGGTTGCGCGACCGGCCATCCGTCCTTCGTGATGTCCAACAGCTTCTCCAACCAGACCCTCGCGCAGCTGGATCTCTGGAAGAACAAGGACACCTACAAAGTCGGTGTCTATGTTCTGCCGAAGCTTCTGGATGAGGAAGTCGCTCGCCTCCATCTCGAAAAGATCGGTGTCAAGCTTTCCACCCTCTCCAAGAAGCAGGCCGACTACATCGGCGTGCCGGTCGAAGGTCCCTACAAGGCTGAGACCTACCGCTACTAG
- a CDS encoding DUF4397 domain-containing protein: protein MISRMGQTVVRALGLAVMAASSLAMTGCGSVTGSTTFSQLRVIDASPDSGGLDIYASGTALAYNLGFGTITSYVAITPGTYTVQVKPAGSATAVLSTKATLPASKQFTLLVGNVNAGLEGLVLADQSGPAPSGQIALRFLNEATKIGALDIYLVPSSATLLTTSAIATGVVFDTNTGYLNVPVGTYKLYILPTGTVVSADTVPTYTGSSVTYPQGSARTIVLLDTQVTTAPAVQVITANDYDSATATS from the coding sequence ATGATTTCCAGAATGGGACAGACCGTTGTACGAGCGCTCGGCCTTGCCGTGATGGCGGCCTCGTCACTCGCAATGACGGGCTGCGGATCCGTGACCGGAAGCACAACCTTCTCGCAGTTGCGGGTCATCGACGCGAGTCCCGACTCCGGTGGCCTGGACATTTATGCCAGTGGGACTGCCCTGGCATATAACCTTGGCTTCGGGACGATTACCTCGTACGTAGCGATCACTCCGGGAACCTACACAGTGCAGGTCAAGCCAGCGGGATCGGCCACGGCCGTCCTCTCGACCAAAGCGACGCTTCCGGCCAGCAAGCAGTTCACGCTGCTGGTGGGCAATGTGAATGCGGGTCTTGAAGGCTTGGTGCTCGCGGACCAGAGCGGACCTGCACCTTCGGGCCAGATTGCTCTTCGCTTTCTCAATGAGGCGACCAAGATCGGCGCACTGGATATTTACCTTGTGCCCAGTTCCGCTACTCTGTTGACGACGAGCGCGATCGCCACGGGCGTCGTCTTCGATACCAACACGGGCTACCTGAACGTGCCCGTGGGGACCTACAAGCTCTATATCCTGCCGACGGGAACCGTTGTCTCAGCAGATACGGTACCCACGTACACAGGCTCAAGCGTCACCTATCCGCAGGGAAGCGCGCGAACGATCGTGCTACTGGATACACAGGTTACGACAGCTCCTGCGGTGCAGGTGATTACTGCGAACGACTACGATTCGGCAACGGCTACGAGTTAG
- a CDS encoding ComEA family DNA-binding protein — MRKQFAVCVLALAGFWSAAQTTDALLDLNTATAAQLKTLPGMGDAYVRRVVEGRPYTMKNQLVQKGILPQTAYDKIKDRIVAHRVAKP, encoded by the coding sequence ATGAGGAAACAGTTTGCAGTGTGCGTGCTGGCATTGGCGGGCTTTTGGAGTGCGGCGCAGACGACCGACGCGCTACTGGATCTGAATACGGCGACGGCGGCGCAGTTGAAGACGCTGCCGGGCATGGGCGACGCCTACGTGAGGCGCGTTGTGGAGGGACGGCCTTATACGATGAAGAACCAGCTGGTGCAGAAGGGCATTTTGCCGCAGACAGCCTACGACAAGATCAAGGACAGGATCGTGGCGCATCGTGTTGCGAAGCCGTAA
- the hisI gene encoding phosphoribosyl-AMP cyclohydrolase, which yields MSDAIKIDFAKMDGLVPGIVQDATTGQVLMLGFLNEVSYAKSLESGFVTFWSRTRSKLWMKGETSGNRLKIVSVATDCDTDALLFRVNVEGDGLTCHEGTVSCFTKNIPLETL from the coding sequence ATGTCAGACGCAATCAAGATCGACTTCGCCAAGATGGACGGCCTCGTCCCCGGCATCGTGCAGGACGCCACGACCGGCCAGGTCCTCATGCTTGGCTTCCTCAACGAAGTCAGCTACGCCAAATCCCTCGAATCCGGCTTCGTCACCTTCTGGTCGCGCACGCGCTCGAAGCTCTGGATGAAAGGCGAGACCTCAGGCAACCGCCTGAAGATCGTCTCCGTCGCAACGGACTGCGACACCGACGCCCTTCTCTTCCGTGTAAACGTGGAAGGCGACGGCCTCACCTGCCACGAAGGCACCGTATCCTGCTTCACCAAAAATATTCCTCTGGAGACCCTCTAA
- the hisG gene encoding ATP phosphoribosyltransferase produces the protein MANKLKLGIPKGSLQDATLDLFKRAGWEIYASGRSYFPTINDPEIECMLVRAQEMARYVETGALDAGLTGNDWILENNSDVERVTSLTYSKASRQKVKWVLAVPENSTFQKPEDLAGKVIATELVEYTKRYFAEKNIPVKVEFSWGATEVKPPMLCDAIVEVTETGSSLRANRLRIIETLMESETQLIANKASYTDEWKKKKIGNLSMMLNGAIAALSQVGLMLNVPKANLDAVLNVLPALSSPTVSHLRDSDWVAVNTILEEAVVREVIPRLKAAGGSGIVEYPLSKVVL, from the coding sequence ATGGCAAACAAACTTAAACTCGGCATCCCCAAGGGCTCCCTCCAGGACGCTACCCTCGACCTCTTCAAGCGCGCAGGCTGGGAGATCTATGCCTCCGGACGCAGCTACTTCCCGACCATCAACGATCCTGAGATCGAGTGCATGCTCGTCCGCGCGCAGGAGATGGCCCGCTACGTAGAGACAGGCGCGCTCGATGCCGGACTCACAGGCAACGACTGGATCCTCGAGAACAACTCCGACGTCGAGCGCGTTACTTCGCTTACTTATTCCAAGGCTTCGCGCCAGAAGGTGAAGTGGGTCCTTGCCGTTCCGGAGAACTCCACCTTCCAGAAGCCGGAAGATCTCGCAGGCAAAGTCATCGCGACCGAGCTTGTGGAGTACACCAAGCGCTACTTCGCCGAGAAGAACATCCCGGTGAAAGTTGAGTTCTCCTGGGGCGCAACCGAAGTGAAGCCGCCCATGCTCTGCGACGCCATCGTGGAAGTCACCGAGACCGGCAGCTCGCTCCGCGCGAACCGCCTCCGCATCATCGAAACCCTCATGGAGTCGGAGACGCAGCTGATCGCGAACAAGGCCTCCTACACCGACGAGTGGAAGAAGAAGAAGATCGGCAACCTTTCCATGATGCTCAACGGCGCGATCGCTGCTCTCTCGCAGGTTGGCCTGATGCTGAATGTGCCTAAAGCAAACCTGGACGCGGTGCTCAATGTGCTTCCAGCGCTCTCGTCGCCCACCGTCTCGCATCTGCGCGACAGCGACTGGGTCGCCGTAAATACGATCCTGGAAGAGGCTGTCGTGCGCGAAGTCATCCCCAGGCTGAAGGCAGCAGGTGGCAGCGGCATCGTCGAATACCCGCTGAGCAAAGTCGTCCTCTAG
- the hisD gene encoding histidinol dehydrogenase, giving the protein MKLIHTFGESKERADKLLAELEIRGASNTAKVDTTVRTILADIRHGGDASLIEYAGRLDGLRLGCPEKGEPDQSFRVTREEMLAAWNDTEPALQAAMRLAQANILAFAERQLPKPFSFRPVEGMEVGQIVRPLSSVGCYVPGGRYPLPSTLLMTATPAQVAGVKRIVVCSPKPAKETLAAAHLAGITEFYRIGGAQAIAAMAYGTETIKPVDKIVGPGNLYVTAAKIAVSHECGIDMPAGPTEIVYTSEIGNPAGIAADLVAQAEHDPEALAILITTREDLAKQVIAEAERQSADNEIAKQSLAAQGYAFVTDTIEEARTLTNRLAPEHLTVDTGADLRWVQNAGSVFIGHHTPQSMGDYISGPNHVLPTGRVGRMRAGLSVLDFVKIITVQQYTRAALHEIGPHTITLAEAEGLTAHAESVRVRMLLDDQGQDPEGKIQ; this is encoded by the coding sequence ATGAAGCTCATCCACACCTTCGGCGAATCCAAAGAGCGCGCAGACAAACTGCTTGCCGAGCTCGAAATCCGCGGGGCCTCCAACACCGCCAAGGTGGACACGACCGTCCGCACCATACTGGCCGACATCCGCCATGGCGGCGACGCCTCTCTCATCGAGTACGCCGGCCGCCTCGACGGCCTTCGCCTCGGCTGTCCCGAGAAAGGCGAGCCCGACCAGTCCTTCCGTGTCACGCGTGAAGAGATGCTGGCCGCATGGAACGACACCGAGCCCGCGCTGCAGGCCGCCATGCGTCTCGCGCAGGCGAACATTCTTGCCTTCGCCGAGCGTCAGCTTCCCAAACCCTTCAGCTTCCGCCCCGTCGAAGGCATGGAGGTCGGACAGATCGTCCGTCCTCTCTCCTCGGTCGGCTGTTACGTCCCCGGCGGACGCTATCCGCTGCCTTCGACCCTGCTGATGACGGCCACCCCCGCGCAGGTCGCTGGTGTGAAACGCATCGTCGTCTGTTCGCCCAAGCCCGCGAAAGAGACCCTCGCCGCCGCGCATCTCGCAGGCATCACCGAGTTCTATCGCATCGGCGGAGCGCAGGCCATCGCCGCGATGGCCTATGGCACCGAAACCATCAAGCCTGTAGACAAGATCGTCGGCCCCGGCAATCTCTACGTCACCGCCGCCAAGATCGCTGTCTCGCACGAGTGCGGCATCGACATGCCTGCTGGCCCTACGGAGATCGTCTACACCTCGGAGATCGGTAACCCTGCAGGCATCGCCGCTGATCTCGTTGCGCAGGCCGAGCACGACCCTGAAGCCCTCGCCATCCTCATCACCACGCGCGAAGACCTCGCCAAGCAGGTCATCGCCGAAGCCGAGCGTCAGTCCGCAGACAACGAGATCGCCAAGCAGTCGCTCGCAGCGCAGGGCTACGCCTTCGTCACCGACACCATCGAAGAAGCGCGCACGCTCACCAACCGCCTTGCGCCCGAACACCTCACCGTGGACACCGGAGCGGATCTGCGCTGGGTGCAGAACGCGGGTTCCGTCTTCATCGGCCATCACACGCCGCAGTCCATGGGCGACTACATCTCCGGCCCCAACCACGTTCTTCCTACCGGACGCGTCGGTCGCATGCGCGCCGGTCTCTCCGTGCTGGACTTCGTGAAGATCATCACCGTGCAACAGTACACACGCGCGGCGCTGCACGAGATTGGCCCGCACACCATCACCCTTGCCGAAGCTGAAGGCCTGACCGCCCACGCTGAGTCCGTGCGTGTCCGCATGTTGCTCGACGACCAGGGCCAGGACCCCGAAGGGAAGATCCAATGA
- the hisC gene encoding histidinol-phosphate transaminase: protein MSVNPRKGILSMPEYHPPLAGRNAMRLDFNENTFAPSPKVLEVLQSTTLEDLTIYPEREPRERIAAAHLGLAPEHVLLTNAVDEAIHLVTYTFLNEGDEVIFAVPSFFMYDVNCMAMGANVIRVQAEDTLAFPYERLLAAITPKTKLIILCTPNNPTGTTIPSAQIKTIAATAPHAVVLLDEAYFHFFGETMMPEIDTIPNLVIARTFSKAYGLANLRIGLLATNTGLMKHLRKAASPYNVNGIALRALEAAMEDTTYLDWYCAQVTTGRDKLATALKEMQIPFWPSHANFLLTRIGPKHKQLIAAMRTRGILLRDRSSDPGLQGCVRITIGVEEQLEKCIVALRESLSEINWTPADAKIVDTETEPAREYE, encoded by the coding sequence ATGAGCGTTAATCCGCGCAAAGGCATTCTCAGCATGCCGGAGTACCACCCGCCACTCGCGGGCCGGAACGCCATGCGTCTCGACTTCAACGAGAACACCTTTGCCCCTTCACCGAAGGTGCTCGAGGTTTTGCAGAGCACCACGCTCGAAGACCTCACCATCTACCCGGAGCGCGAGCCGCGCGAACGCATCGCCGCAGCACACCTCGGGCTTGCGCCGGAGCATGTGCTGCTCACTAACGCCGTCGATGAAGCCATTCACCTCGTCACCTACACCTTCCTCAATGAAGGCGATGAGGTGATCTTCGCCGTACCCAGCTTCTTCATGTACGACGTGAACTGCATGGCCATGGGAGCGAACGTGATCCGGGTGCAGGCAGAGGATACGCTGGCCTTCCCCTACGAGCGCCTCCTCGCAGCCATCACGCCGAAGACGAAGCTCATCATCCTCTGCACGCCGAACAATCCCACGGGCACCACGATTCCGAGCGCGCAGATCAAGACCATCGCCGCAACCGCCCCGCATGCAGTGGTTCTTCTCGATGAAGCGTACTTCCACTTCTTCGGCGAGACGATGATGCCCGAGATCGACACCATTCCGAATCTCGTCATCGCGCGCACCTTCTCCAAGGCCTACGGCCTGGCGAACCTGCGCATCGGTCTGCTCGCAACCAACACTGGACTAATGAAGCATCTGCGTAAAGCTGCGTCGCCCTACAACGTGAACGGTATCGCCCTCCGCGCGCTGGAAGCCGCGATGGAAGACACGACTTATCTCGACTGGTACTGCGCACAGGTCACCACGGGGCGAGACAAACTCGCAACAGCTTTGAAGGAGATGCAGATTCCCTTCTGGCCGTCGCACGCTAACTTCCTTCTCACGCGCATCGGGCCGAAGCATAAGCAGCTTATCGCCGCCATGCGCACGCGCGGCATCCTTCTGCGCGATCGCTCCTCCGACCCCGGCCTGCAGGGATGCGTGCGCATCACCATCGGCGTGGAGGAGCAGTTAGAGAAGTGCATCGTTGCGCTCAGAGAATCATTAAGTGAAATCAACTGGACACCTGCCGACGCAAAAATTGTCGACACCGAAACCGAACCAGCGAGGGAATATGAGTAA
- the hisB gene encoding imidazoleglycerol-phosphate dehydratase HisB — MSKSASKTVKNTAALPEVVAVPKALKPRTGSVKRDTTETQIALKLIIDGQGVYKVSTGIRFFDHMLELFTRHGGFDLTLTCTGDLDVDQHHTVEDVGIALGEAFDKALGNKKGILRAGYFVMAMDETLAVAAVDLSGRVAYIVDDKVKTRLVGDFQTELLADFFDGFARGARANVHVKTMYGRSNHHKIEAIFKAFARALRGACSRDERMKDLLPSTKGLL, encoded by the coding sequence ATGAGTAAGTCCGCAAGCAAGACCGTGAAGAATACAGCCGCTCTACCCGAAGTCGTTGCCGTACCGAAGGCGCTCAAGCCCCGCACCGGCAGCGTAAAGCGCGACACCACTGAGACGCAGATTGCGTTGAAGCTGATCATCGATGGCCAGGGCGTCTACAAGGTCTCCACCGGCATCCGCTTCTTCGACCACATGCTGGAGCTCTTCACGCGCCACGGCGGCTTCGACCTCACGCTCACCTGCACCGGCGACCTCGACGTCGACCAGCACCACACCGTGGAAGACGTGGGCATCGCGCTTGGCGAAGCCTTCGACAAGGCCCTGGGCAACAAGAAGGGCATTCTTCGCGCGGGCTACTTTGTCATGGCCATGGACGAGACGCTTGCCGTCGCCGCCGTCGATCTCTCAGGCCGCGTCGCTTACATCGTCGACGACAAGGTCAAGACCCGCCTCGTAGGCGACTTCCAGACCGAACTGCTCGCAGACTTCTTCGATGGCTTTGCCCGCGGCGCTCGTGCCAACGTTCACGTCAAGACGATGTACGGACGCTCGAACCATCACAAGATCGAAGCCATCTTCAAAGCATTCGCGCGGGCACTGCGTGGAGCCTGCTCACGCGATGAGCGCATGAAGGATTTGCTGCCCAGCACCAAAGGCTTGCTCTAA
- the hisH gene encoding imidazole glycerol phosphate synthase subunit HisH, whose amino-acid sequence MIEVIDYKAGNLTSVVKALNFLGAETHVTQSPDDVRNATKIVLPGVGHFRATQLLHDLQLTVATREAIANGVPFLGICVGLQWLYDGSTEADTTDGLGHFNATVERFPTHFQDAELKSPHVGWNSLEAIREDSRLLRGIAPGSFVYYTHSWRAPVSTDTAAATEYGGLFTAAVERNNVMGVQFHPEKSGETGLQILRNFLEL is encoded by the coding sequence ATGATCGAAGTCATCGACTACAAAGCCGGAAACCTTACCTCCGTAGTGAAAGCTCTCAATTTTCTCGGAGCGGAGACACACGTCACTCAGTCCCCCGACGACGTGCGGAATGCCACAAAGATCGTCCTCCCCGGCGTAGGACACTTCCGCGCCACGCAGCTCCTCCACGATCTCCAGCTCACCGTAGCTACACGCGAAGCCATCGCCAACGGCGTTCCCTTCCTCGGCATCTGTGTCGGCCTGCAGTGGCTCTACGACGGCTCCACGGAAGCTGACACTACCGACGGCCTAGGCCACTTCAACGCCACCGTCGAGCGCTTCCCCACACACTTCCAGGACGCCGAGCTCAAGAGCCCGCACGTAGGCTGGAACTCCCTCGAAGCGATCCGTGAAGATTCGCGTCTCCTGCGTGGCATCGCCCCCGGTTCGTTCGTCTACTACACCCACTCCTGGCGCGCGCCCGTCAGCACAGACACCGCCGCGGCCACGGAGTACGGCGGTCTGTTTACCGCCGCCGTCGAACGCAACAACGTCATGGGCGTCCAGTTCCATCCAGAAAAATCCGGCGAGACCGGCCTCCAAATCCTTCGCAATTTTTTAGAACTGTAA
- the hisF gene encoding imidazole glycerol phosphate synthase subunit HisF — protein sequence MLTKRIIACLDVRDGRVVKGIQFLDIIDAGDPAELAHRHAALGADEIVLLDITATHEGRGTLLETVKRAASQLFIPFTVGGGIRSAADAEAVFTAGADKVSINSSAIARPELIGEIGASFGAQAVIVAIDARRSTTGNAITDAEVYVSGGRKPTGRKVIDWAREAEDRGAGEILLTSMDSDGTRSGFDDELTAAVSSAVQIPVIASGGAGNAQHFADVFKAGRADAALAASIFHFGVTSSRALKEELAAQGIPMRLPC from the coding sequence ATGCTGACCAAACGCATCATCGCCTGCCTCGACGTCCGTGACGGACGCGTCGTCAAAGGCATCCAGTTCCTCGACATCATCGACGCCGGTGACCCTGCCGAACTCGCCCACCGTCACGCTGCTCTTGGTGCGGACGAGATCGTGCTCCTCGACATCACCGCCACGCACGAGGGCCGAGGCACACTCCTCGAAACCGTGAAGCGCGCCGCCTCGCAGCTCTTTATCCCCTTCACCGTCGGCGGAGGCATCCGCTCCGCAGCGGACGCCGAAGCCGTCTTTACCGCAGGCGCAGACAAGGTATCCATCAACTCCTCCGCCATCGCGCGGCCAGAGCTCATAGGCGAGATCGGAGCGAGCTTCGGAGCCCAGGCCGTCATCGTTGCGATTGACGCACGCCGCTCCACCACCGGCAACGCCATCACCGACGCCGAGGTCTACGTCTCCGGAGGCCGCAAGCCCACCGGGCGCAAGGTCATCGACTGGGCGCGCGAGGCCGAAGATCGTGGCGCAGGCGAGATCCTTCTCACGTCCATGGACTCTGACGGCACACGCTCCGGCTTCGATGACGAACTCACCGCCGCCGTCTCCAGCGCCGTGCAGATCCCCGTCATCGCCAGCGGAGGCGCGGGAAACGCGCAGCACTTCGCCGATGTTTTCAAGGCAGGCCGCGCCGACGCCGCTCTCGCCGCCAGCATATTTCACTTCGGCGTCACCAGCAGCCGTGCCCTGAAAGAAGAACTCGCAGCGCAGGGAATCCCCATGCGCTTGCCGTGCTAA
- a CDS encoding HisA/HisF-related TIM barrel protein yields the protein MLIPSIDLMNGQIVQLVQGEKLKLAFDDFDYWIDRFSKYPLVQLIDLDAAMRQGSNASLISRFTDKLPCQIGGGLKSAEDGQRLLDLGAKRVIYGSSLFGGDNEADRKRHAILNLPFAENLKKQLGEEQLVFSVDTKNGKVAVKGWKESVDLTPEEAVTWLEDSCAAFLYTHVDTEGTMSGFPIEVAAILRACTAKQLIVAGGIKSADEITELDNMGVDAVAGMAVYSGAMEA from the coding sequence ATGCTTATCCCCTCCATTGACCTTATGAACGGCCAGATCGTCCAGCTTGTCCAGGGCGAAAAACTTAAGCTCGCCTTTGACGACTTCGATTACTGGATCGACCGCTTCAGCAAATATCCGCTTGTGCAACTCATCGACCTCGACGCCGCCATGCGCCAGGGCTCGAATGCCTCGCTCATCTCGCGCTTTACGGACAAGCTTCCCTGCCAGATCGGCGGAGGTCTCAAGAGCGCCGAAGACGGCCAGCGTCTCCTCGATCTCGGCGCCAAGCGCGTGATCTATGGCTCATCGCTCTTCGGTGGCGACAACGAGGCCGACCGCAAGCGCCACGCGATCCTCAATCTCCCCTTTGCCGAGAATCTGAAGAAGCAACTGGGCGAAGAGCAGCTAGTCTTCTCCGTGGATACCAAAAACGGCAAGGTTGCCGTCAAGGGTTGGAAGGAATCTGTCGACCTCACGCCGGAAGAGGCCGTCACCTGGCTCGAAGACTCCTGCGCCGCCTTCCTCTACACCCACGTCGATACGGAAGGCACCATGAGTGGCTTCCCCATCGAAGTCGCGGCGATCCTTCGCGCCTGCACCGCCAAGCAGCTCATCGTCGCCGGTGGCATCAAGTCCGCGGACGAGATCACCGAACTCGACAACATGGGCGTAGATGCCGTCGCGGGCATGGCCGTATACTCGGGGGCGATGGAGGCCTAG